caatttttttaagtttaggcttaaagttattattgttactattaatcCCCCCcttattttgggaataatttacagttagagTTAGGTTTAGGTGTAGGgattaggtatggattacattttcaaccagaatgatgttccaggatcaacttaAATGTTTATCCAGGATCGCATCctacttggcaaaatcacaccCACCTATCTTTATAGTACCTTAGATGCTCAAAGGTATTTTTTTATAGTACCTTTTATAGTACCTTAGATGCTCAAAGGTTTTCTTGGAGCTCTACCTTTCTGAAAAATCCCAACTACAATTCTGATCAAACACATTTAATCAGCTCATCTTAAGGGGCACTTTACATTTATAGACAGGTGTGTTGGAATAGGATTGGAACTAAGCTTTGCAGGTCCTCTGAAACAAGACTGGGCAGCTCTACTTTAGGAGTACATCAGCTGGGGTAATACTTTTAAGTAGACAACTTACTTTCAGAGTAAGGGTACTGTAAATGCTACTACTGATATTTACTCTTGAGTGGTAGATATGGCACAATGCTATAGCTTTTAAGGTTCTATCCTAGTTTTTTGGCAGTTCATAAATAGGTAGTGATGAACCAGGGTAGCGAAATTTCCTTGTTAGGTTGTTTAACTTGATCCCTCTCAGAAATGAGGATGTACCTTTCAGTTATTAAAATTTACCCTGAAAGTGTTTCATGGAAATGATTGGCTACCTATATTAGATCGGTAGTAGATTAGATTAGACCTATAGTAGATTTTCAATTCTGGCCCTTGAGACTCCCAGTACTGCACATTTTGTATTTCTTCTTCATTCGATGCACCTGATTTAGCTCATTAGAAGGGATCTCCCATGAACTGATCCTTGTGTGACAAATAAGAGCGACAAACGAAATGTGCAGTACTGGGAGTCTTAAGGGCCAGAATTGAAAAGCAATGTCCTTGACTAACATTAAAAGGGCTTAAATCAACTGAAAAGGATGTTAATGCTGGTCTGAGCCGACCTTTTTTATCATTCTCAAAACTCTTTATCCACAGTTCATCAATTGAATATTTTgtatgtatctgtgtttacagtgGATGAGAACATTGATGTGACCAGTAATGAACCTGAAAGGAGTTCTCCGATGTACGGCAGCGCTCTCTACCCCTCACGTGAACCCGAGAGTGTATATGAGACCTCAGCTCGTCTTCTCTTTATGTCTGTTAAATGGGCCAAGAACCTGCCAGTATTTTCACATCTACCTTTCAGAGACCAGGTGAGAGACTCAGATGTACTAACATCCCCTACTCTGCTAACATCCCCTACACTGTTAAACTCCGGATGAGTGTCTAAATATGCAGTATAGAATAGACAAAGAAAGTATTGTTTTTGGCTGTTTTGctgtttaaaaatatgaaatattgttgTAATGGTCTTAGCAATTTTTAACCCGACGTCCTTTATGATTATAGGTGATTCTGCTTGAGGAAGCATGGAGCGAGCTGTTTCTTCTATGTGCAATTCAGTGGTCTCTACCTCTGGACAACTGCCCTCTGCTGTCTCTGCCTGACCTCTCACCCACAGGACAGGGAAAGGGAAGCCCCTCTGCCTCAGATGTGAGGGTTCTGCAAGAGGTGTTTAGCCGGTTCAAGCCCTTGCAAGTGGATCCAACCGAGTTTGCCTGCTTGAAAGCCATTGTTTTGTTCAAACCAGGTACATTTTGGCTTCTTTTTACCACAAGGGGGCATAAGTGATGGCATCCAGTACATGGCTAAACTAGCCTGGAAtagatattattttaattaagttattCTGTTACAGAAACACGAGGACTTAAAGACCCCGAACAGGTAGAGAACCTACAAGATCAGTCCCAAGTACTGCTTGCTCAACATATTCACACACTTTACCCCAGTCAAGTTGCCAGGTGAGTGAATATACACACATTTGCATTAGGAAGTCAACACTATTCATGAGAGAAGGTTGAACTAACACAGATTATGTTTTTCTTAGGTTTGGGAGACTATTACTTCTCCTTCCCTCCCTTCACTTTGTGAGCTCAGAGCGAATCGAGCATCTTTTTTTCCAGAGAACAATCGGGAACACACCCATGGAGAAACTCTTGTGTGACATGTTCAAAAACTGAGGAGCTTTTTCTGAAAGACTTGTTTAGAGGAATGAAAACCTCTTGAATTCAGGGGCTTTGCTTTACTGCCATGCTAGTTGCTATGCTTTTTATCTGTGTGAATGCTACGAtaaacacacatgtatatatgcttttttattatttttgcatagGTTGCTTATTTTGTCTCATTATGTGTCATCTATTTTTATTTGTCCTACtgtagagattttttttaatatctgtaATATTGCCCATAAGTCTATGCATCTCCATTATGTGGAATCTCAGATACTTGGCACAGCCTGTTTATGTATTTCATTTTGAGAAAAATGCCTTCCAAGCGCATTATAATGCAAGTTTACTTAGAATATGTTTGATGATCAGTTTGATATCAACATCTGAAAGGATTGATAAACAAACACCCTTCTTAAAGAGGGCACTTTTGGTAAAAGTTGAAAGATATGCCTCATATTTGTAGGACTTGtaagaaataaaatgtattattggttatttttgtattgttttatctatctatctatctatctatctatctatctatctatctatctatctatctatctatctatctatctatctatctatctatctatctatctatctatctatctattcatccatccatccatccatccagctagCTATCAAACAGTTTTTCTCACTGTGAACCATTTAAGTACCCTAATGCACATTTTAAGAATATGTATTTTGCTTGACACAGAAAATAATATCATTTTCcattttcataaataataataatcattttaatgatAATTTTTAAAGGAGTTACCCTTCAAATAAAAATTTCCTCACCATTACTCTCCTTCATGTGATCTCCAATCACCCTTTATGAACTTCTTTTTTCcactgaacacaaaatattttttaataggctatatcaggggtgtcaaactcaattcctggagggccgaagccctgcacagtttagttccaaccctgctccaacacacttacctgtaggtttcaaataagcctgaaggactcaattagtttgatcaggtgtgtttaattaaggttggaactaaactgtgcagagctgcggcccttttggaactgagtttgacacctatgGGCTATACCATAGCTTATAATATtagagataaaaataaaataccatggcaatgcagtggtgcagtaggtagtgctgtcacctcacaccaagaaggtcgctgggttgctggttcgatcttCAGCTCAGTTGAcaattctgtgtggaatttgcatgttctccctgccttcgcgtgagaTTCCTGtttccatgtgctccggtttccctcacagtccaaagacatgccgtacaggtgaattgagtaggctaaattgtccgtagtgtatgagtgtgtgtgtgaatgtgtgtgtggatgattcccagagatgggttttggctggaagttgctgtgtaaaaacttgctggataagttggcggttcattccgctgtggcgactccggattaataaagggactaagccgacaagaaaatgaatgaatgaataaattaccaAGGAAGTCATTGGCATTGCCTTGTGTTCGTCAGAATAAAGGAACTGAAAATAGAACAATTAAGTGAAGGGCAAGGAAAAAAGGTGACAAGGAGCACAGCTTTAGCCAAAAAGGCATAACGGCTAATGCTAACACTTCCGGTCTGCCAATAAACTACATGAAAGAAGACCATgaggctgtttttttattttattctatggATGTTGATATAGTTGAAACATCTATTCtaaatatatctttaaaatattCACTTTACATTATGTCTTTATGTTGCAGACTCTTTTTTTGTTGTCACTTCACTTGTGCGATAGCCTATGTGAGTCGAAAGTCCAGAAGACTGTTATAAAATGCTGGCGATGACATTTATGCCCTTATATGATTGGATGCGGTGTTTAAGGAAGTCATTATACTTTATAACACAATGCTTTTCATGTCAGGTTAATAAGAAAATCTCTGTGGAGGCTCATCGCAGAATATTCATTTTGGCCCATTTTGGGTATGtgcacccaaaaattaaaaaaagtggtggaaagagtagcCTACTGAAAGATTATACTcatgtaaaagtaccattacaaaaaatgtagtgcaagtaaagtaaaagtatctgttgtaaatataactcaaagtatgagtaaaaagtagagctTTCCAGAGTAAAACGAGTAGTAAATATTACGCTGTAAAAGCTGATGAATTTCattgtaatttgtgcatgtgtctgtaaacataatagtgcatcgagttattgcccagcaggtacacaacgtcataagacgttaatattaggtttgatttaggttgtgatgtcaagtgaccaaaattaaatgtctagacagcatctaaggacaatgttatttttatgtcTAATAAAGATGTCAattgacgttaatatttggttgattttaagtcgTGTTAGAAGGTAACAAATATCAACACggaaccaacatcttaaaccaacgtcatattgacctcaaatacttacatttatttgtcaggtatgacaaccaaaatccaatatctgatagatgtcatattggtaacgtccacacaacgtcaagctgttacAGTATGTCATTAGACGTTggcatttggttgatttttaggttggGACATTGACGTCGAACTGACAttaggttctgacgtcaactcgattttcattttcaaacaaaaaataacatcCCCACGACgctggggtacaatgtcaatctgacggtatgttgacatcctgtgcctgcctTTGAGGCCACTTCGGTCATCATATAGTAAACGTATCATACGTCATCTTCTCACCAGTGACATGCATCTCAACAGTCTCTGGATCAATCCATGTAAAGATTtgggacatcttcttggacacttttagtgCTTCCAAAGTACTAAATTGTCCAATGTCTTTCTTAAGGTAGTTCATGCGATTTATcttttatgtgtgatttgattagacaggaatcacaggactgatttttcttatCCCTATATAAGTAGTCACTGCATGTTGAAGGTAAGTAGTGGAGTAAcgatactgcagtaaaaatgtactcaaggaaaggtaaaagtgcatttttaaaactacttagaaaACTATGATTCCTTAGAAAAACtactgaaatacagtagtttgagtatttgtatttgttacaCCACTGACagtaagtaaattttcatttttttggtgaAATATTCCTTTACAACCCTCCAACCACTATGCAGGTGACCTCCTTTACTTAAGAGGGCGCCATTTGACTCGTTTTAGTTCAATCAAATGACGTAAGTTTATGCGACGCAAAACGCGGAAGTGCATTTTGTTTTGACTCTCCTGGCATGAATTGAGCTCAAAATAGCGTTTTTCCACATGAATATAGGATTATATTCCTCACGGGAAAGCACGATATATCCAGTCCAGGCATGAGTCTATTCGGGAAATCTTCGGGTTATGAATATCAGTGTCTGTCGCAGGGAGAGAGCGGTTATGGTGAAACTCCTGGACTGTTTTCATCTCATTCTCCATTTAATAACAGTCATCATGATCACAGAGGACACTCTTTTGATTATGTGCCTAAAGTCCATCAAAACGACTACACAGGTATTCACTAGTAGTTGTCAGTATTACAGTGCACATATTGATTGTGTAAATATGAAGTTAAAGTAGTAAAACACTGTATTATAACTTATATCAAATGTAATAGCAGtgtaaaaagaatatttagttatttatatacaatatattactCTAATTATCTCAGGTGTCAGAGATTGATTTCAGTGATCCAAATAGCACTGTCAGACAATAAGTTACCACCCCTGATTTTGattaaaccccccccccccccccaaaaaaaaatgatgacacTTAAATCCGATTTGCATAATAATTTGGAACTTAATACATTTACATGTATATTAATTTGTACAGTATGTCATGTTTTAGAACAGCTTAGCTAAAGTCAAAAGCCAAACATTTTCTAATGACAGAGTTTAATTTTTTTGGGATAATAATGCACAAATTACAGTGTTAATAATTCTGTAATTATAAGTTACAGTGCCCAACTAACATTATACAGAATATGAGATGGTACAAAATTTTTGATTAGTATTTGGTTAAGTACATATCAGTGGCTAACTCTTATTGAATCTTTTAGTATAGTTGACTGATGTCATTTCTGTAAATTGGAAACACTGCTTCAACTTATTATATACGTGTATATAAATTTAACAAATgttatattctaaataaataaaaatgcaaagaacATACACAATTTAACGATTTACATGCTTAATTGCGATATTTCTGTGTTTTTCATTTCAGATAAATCTCAAGGATTGTTATCTTGGCTTTGCAACT
The DNA window shown above is from Danio rerio strain Tuebingen ecotype United States chromosome 25, GRCz12tu, whole genome shotgun sequence and carries:
- the nr2e3 gene encoding photoreceptor-specific nuclear receptor, with translation MEDPMSEMSMVPFSSPTESSRSNSTDDSQDGKSPAPGKVLNTGLLCKVCSDTSSGKHYGIYACNGCSGFFKRSVRRRLIYRCQAGTGMCPVDKAHRNQCQACRLKKCLQAGMNKDAVQNERQPRSTAQVRLDALDVDKDKEHLATTLEPTSSSTCSVISRPLLGSSISSSISSTDGSQHSNSPKNGHRFMASLMTAETCAKLEPEDVDENIDVTSNEPERSSPMYGSALYPSREPESVYETSARLLFMSVKWAKNLPVFSHLPFRDQVILLEEAWSELFLLCAIQWSLPLDNCPLLSLPDLSPTGQGKGSPSASDVRVLQEVFSRFKPLQVDPTEFACLKAIVLFKPETRGLKDPEQVENLQDQSQVLLAQHIHTLYPSQVARFGRLLLLLPSLHFVSSERIEHLFFQRTIGNTPMEKLLCDMFKN